A stretch of the Photobacterium sp. CCB-ST2H9 genome encodes the following:
- the dapB gene encoding 4-hydroxy-tetrahydrodipicolinate reductase, whose translation MVRIAVAGAAGRMGRQLLKATAQSEHARVGAATERPQSSLIGVDAGELAGIGKLDVVVVDDLEKAINDFDVLIDFTAPVATLANLALCQRHHKKIVIGTTGFSEAEKAQIDAAASQISVVMAPNYSVGVNLTFKLLEKAAKIMGDYCDIEIIEAHHRHKVDAPSGTALGMGEAIAGAMGNKLSDVAVYAREGITGERSRHEIGFATIRAGDIVGEHTAMFADIGERVEITHKATDRMTFANGAVRAAAWLNSQPAGFYTMQDVLGLNDL comes from the coding sequence ATGGTCAGAATCGCAGTTGCCGGTGCGGCAGGGCGAATGGGACGCCAGTTACTGAAGGCGACGGCTCAGTCTGAGCATGCCCGTGTGGGAGCTGCAACAGAACGTCCGCAAAGCAGCCTGATCGGTGTTGATGCCGGAGAGTTGGCCGGTATTGGCAAGCTGGACGTGGTTGTCGTTGATGATCTGGAAAAAGCAATCAACGACTTTGATGTGCTGATCGATTTTACGGCACCAGTGGCGACGCTGGCGAATCTGGCGTTGTGCCAGCGGCATCACAAGAAAATTGTGATTGGTACGACGGGATTCAGTGAAGCAGAAAAAGCGCAGATTGATGCTGCCGCCAGTCAGATCTCTGTTGTCATGGCACCTAACTACAGTGTGGGTGTAAACCTGACATTCAAACTACTGGAAAAAGCCGCCAAGATTATGGGCGACTACTGCGATATTGAAATTATTGAAGCACACCACAGACACAAAGTGGACGCGCCTTCCGGCACGGCCCTGGGCATGGGTGAAGCCATTGCTGGTGCGATGGGAAATAAACTGAGTGATGTCGCGGTATATGCGCGAGAGGGAATCACTGGCGAACGCAGTCGTCATGAGATTGGCTTCGCGACGATTCGTGCCGGAGATATTGTGGGTGAGCACACGGCGATGTTTGCTGATATTGGCGAGCGGGTAGAGATCACGCACAAAGCCACGGATCGGATGACGTTTGCCAACGGGGCTGTCCGGGCTGCGGCCTGGCTGAACAGTCAGCCGGCAGGGTTTTACACCATGCAGGATGTGCTCGGGTTGAATGACCTGTAA
- the fkpB gene encoding FKBP-type peptidyl-prolyl cis-trans isomerase: MLVITENSEVLMHFSIKLEDGSVAESTQAMGKPAKFRMGDGSLTDNFERCLLGLAEGEKSQFVLEPEDAFGLPNPDNIHHVDLARFGAEAPAEVGTIIAFSGPDGQDIPGVITAVVGDSVTVDFNHPLAGQRVTFDVEVVGIEG; encoded by the coding sequence ATGTTGGTAATTACAGAAAACAGTGAAGTTTTAATGCATTTTTCCATCAAGCTGGAAGACGGTTCGGTTGCTGAATCGACGCAAGCGATGGGAAAACCCGCCAAATTTCGCATGGGTGATGGCAGTCTGACCGACAACTTTGAGCGTTGCCTGCTGGGTCTTGCTGAAGGCGAGAAAAGCCAGTTTGTCCTTGAGCCTGAAGACGCATTCGGTCTGCCGAATCCGGATAACATTCATCATGTTGATTTGGCACGTTTTGGTGCTGAAGCACCGGCTGAGGTCGGAACAATTATTGCCTTTAGCGGCCCGGACGGGCAGGATATTCCCGGTGTGATTACGGCCGTTGTCGGTGATTCCGTGACCGTTGATTTTAATCATCCGCTGGCTGGTCAGCGGGTTACCTTTGATGTTGAAGTTGTCGGCATCGAAGGCTAA
- the ileS gene encoding isoleucine--tRNA ligase, translated as MSDYKDTLNLPETGFPMRGNLAQREPAMLKRWYDEDLYGEIRKAKKGKKSFVLHDGPPYANGDIHIGHALNKILKDIIIKSKTLSGFDAPYVPGWDCHGLPIELMVEKKVGKPGQKVTAAEFREKCRTYAAGQVEGQKESFIRLGVLGEWDKPYRTMDFGTEANIIRALGKIADNGHLLKGFKPVHWCTDCGSALAEAEVEYKNKVSPSIDVKFKAADESEVLSKFQMTEGHQGRGDVSIVIWTTTPWTLPANRAVAVRDDLEYVLIQVEGDKPERLIMAAELAKDVMDRAGIEHYHNLGFAKGASLDLLRFNHPFYSFDVPVILGDHVTTESGTGCVHTAPGHGQEDFAVGQKYGLEVANPVGSNGVYLPDTELFAGQHVFKANDAVVETLKEHGALLHHHAYEHSYPHCWRHKTPIIFRATPQWFVSMDQNGLRAKALEEIKGVQWMPEWGQSRIESMVEGRPEWCISRQRTWGVPIALFVHKETQDLHPNTAELIEKVAQLVEEKGIQAWWDVNPAELMGEADAEQYEKVLDTLDVWFDSGVTHYAVVDTREEFHGNAADLYLEGSDQHRGWFQSSLISSVAMKNKAPYRQVLTHGFVVDGQGRKMSKSIGNVVAPKDVTNKLGADILRLWVASTDYTGEVAVSDEILKRSADAYRRIRNTARFLLANLSGFNPATDCVPAEEMVALDRWAVAQAKAAQEEIITAYDEYNLHAVTQRLMHFCSIEMGSFYLDVIKDRQYTAKRGGHAQRSCQTALYYIVEALVRWMAPIMSFTADEIWNEMPGERDTFVFTGEWFEGLFGQADDEAFSNEFWTEVQAVRGAVNKLLEEARNEKRIGGALQAEVTLYADSELAAKLNRLEDELRFVLLTSKAKVALTDNKPAEAKATDVAGLSVLVTPAEAEKCDRCWHHVADVGTIAGHEKICGRCVTNIDGQGEERKFA; from the coding sequence ATGAGCGACTATAAAGATACCCTGAACCTGCCTGAAACAGGGTTTCCGATGCGAGGCAACCTGGCCCAGCGCGAGCCTGCCATGCTGAAGCGTTGGTATGATGAGGATCTTTACGGTGAAATCCGTAAAGCCAAGAAAGGTAAAAAGTCTTTCGTGCTGCATGACGGCCCTCCTTATGCCAATGGTGATATTCATATTGGTCACGCACTGAATAAGATTCTCAAAGACATTATTATTAAGTCGAAAACCCTGTCGGGTTTTGATGCGCCGTATGTACCGGGCTGGGACTGTCATGGTCTGCCGATTGAACTGATGGTTGAGAAGAAAGTCGGTAAGCCGGGACAAAAAGTGACCGCAGCCGAGTTTCGTGAAAAGTGCCGTACTTATGCAGCCGGTCAGGTTGAAGGTCAGAAAGAAAGTTTTATTCGCCTGGGTGTTCTGGGTGAGTGGGACAAGCCATACCGCACGATGGATTTCGGCACTGAAGCCAACATTATCCGTGCGCTGGGCAAAATTGCTGACAACGGCCACCTGCTGAAAGGCTTCAAGCCTGTTCACTGGTGTACCGACTGCGGTTCTGCACTTGCGGAAGCCGAAGTTGAGTACAAAAACAAAGTTTCACCTTCGATCGATGTGAAATTTAAAGCCGCTGATGAATCTGAGGTTCTGAGCAAGTTTCAGATGACTGAGGGCCATCAGGGCCGGGGCGACGTTTCTATCGTGATCTGGACCACGACGCCTTGGACACTGCCTGCCAACCGTGCTGTGGCTGTGCGTGATGATCTGGAATATGTGCTGATTCAGGTCGAAGGTGATAAGCCTGAGCGTCTGATCATGGCCGCTGAGCTGGCCAAAGATGTGATGGATCGTGCCGGTATCGAGCATTATCACAACCTTGGTTTTGCCAAAGGTGCATCACTGGATCTGCTGCGTTTCAACCATCCGTTCTACAGCTTTGATGTGCCAGTGATTCTGGGCGATCACGTGACCACTGAATCCGGTACAGGCTGTGTACACACGGCTCCTGGCCACGGTCAGGAAGACTTCGCGGTTGGTCAGAAATATGGTCTGGAAGTCGCCAACCCGGTTGGCAGCAACGGTGTTTATCTGCCAGACACAGAACTGTTTGCCGGACAGCACGTATTTAAGGCAAATGATGCAGTGGTTGAAACGCTGAAAGAACATGGTGCGCTGCTGCATCATCATGCTTACGAGCACAGCTACCCGCACTGCTGGCGTCATAAAACGCCAATTATCTTTCGTGCAACCCCGCAGTGGTTCGTTTCGATGGATCAAAATGGTCTGCGTGCGAAAGCGCTGGAAGAAATCAAAGGCGTCCAGTGGATGCCGGAGTGGGGCCAAAGCCGGATTGAAAGCATGGTTGAAGGCCGTCCGGAGTGGTGTATCTCCCGTCAGCGGACCTGGGGTGTGCCGATTGCGCTCTTTGTTCATAAAGAAACACAGGATCTGCATCCGAATACCGCTGAACTGATCGAAAAAGTCGCTCAGCTGGTGGAAGAAAAAGGAATTCAGGCGTGGTGGGATGTGAATCCTGCTGAGCTCATGGGTGAAGCCGACGCTGAACAGTACGAGAAAGTACTGGATACACTGGATGTCTGGTTTGACTCAGGTGTGACCCACTATGCAGTGGTCGATACCCGTGAAGAGTTTCACGGCAACGCAGCTGACCTGTATCTGGAAGGTTCAGACCAGCACCGTGGCTGGTTCCAGTCTTCTTTGATCTCGTCTGTTGCGATGAAAAACAAAGCGCCTTACCGTCAGGTACTGACGCACGGCTTCGTGGTGGATGGCCAGGGCCGTAAGATGTCTAAATCGATCGGCAACGTGGTTGCACCGAAAGATGTGACCAACAAGCTGGGTGCCGATATTCTGCGTCTGTGGGTGGCCTCGACTGATTACACTGGCGAAGTGGCTGTATCTGACGAGATCCTGAAGCGCAGCGCCGATGCTTACCGTCGTATCCGGAACACCGCGCGATTCCTGCTGGCGAACCTGAGTGGTTTCAACCCGGCGACGGATTGCGTACCGGCAGAAGAGATGGTGGCACTGGATCGCTGGGCGGTGGCTCAGGCGAAAGCTGCTCAGGAAGAAATCATCACAGCTTATGATGAATACAACCTGCATGCGGTGACACAGCGTCTGATGCACTTCTGCTCCATTGAGATGGGCTCTTTCTATCTGGATGTCATCAAAGACCGTCAGTACACAGCGAAACGTGGTGGCCATGCCCAGCGGAGTTGTCAGACGGCTCTGTACTACATTGTGGAAGCACTGGTTCGCTGGATGGCACCAATCATGTCTTTCACGGCAGATGAAATCTGGAATGAAATGCCGGGTGAGCGCGACACCTTTGTCTTCACTGGTGAGTGGTTCGAAGGTCTGTTTGGTCAGGCTGACGATGAAGCTTTCAGCAATGAGTTCTGGACTGAAGTTCAGGCCGTGCGCGGTGCCGTGAATAAACTGCTGGAAGAAGCTCGGAATGAGAAACGCATCGGCGGTGCCCTGCAGGCAGAAGTGACTCTGTATGCTGATTCTGAACTGGCGGCCAAACTGAACCGTCTGGAAGATGAACTGCGTTTCGTGCTGCTGACGTCTAAAGCGAAAGTCGCACTGACTGACAATAAGCCTGCAGAAGCGAAAGCAACGGATGTTGCGGGTCTGTCTGTCCTGGTGACTCCGGCAGAAGCAGAGAAATGTGATCGCTGCTGGCACCATGTGGCCGATGTTGGCACTATCGCCGGACACGAGAAAATCTGTGGCCGTTGTGTGACCAACATTGATGGTCAGGGCGAAGAGCGTAAGTTTGCCTGA
- the lspA gene encoding signal peptidase II, which yields MSSLPTLKQSGIRWLWLAVLVFAIDIGSKLLVMDTMGYGWPNRIEVLPFFNLLYVHNYGAAFSFLSDASGWQRWLFTAIALGVTGLLLLWMRRTPASHGVANSAYALIIGGALGNLFDRLYHGFVVDFLDFYIGQKHWPAFNIADSAICIGAALIILEGFLAGKSKTKESSR from the coding sequence ATGAGTAGTTTACCGACTCTGAAGCAATCCGGAATCCGCTGGCTGTGGCTGGCGGTTCTGGTCTTTGCGATCGATATTGGCAGCAAGCTGCTGGTGATGGATACCATGGGATATGGCTGGCCGAATCGCATTGAGGTCTTGCCATTTTTTAACCTGCTGTATGTTCACAACTATGGCGCAGCCTTCAGTTTCCTGAGTGATGCAAGTGGTTGGCAGCGCTGGCTGTTTACTGCGATTGCTCTGGGTGTAACCGGGTTGCTGCTGCTCTGGATGCGTCGCACGCCAGCCAGCCATGGGGTGGCCAATAGTGCTTACGCACTGATCATTGGCGGCGCACTTGGAAATCTGTTTGATCGTCTGTACCACGGCTTTGTGGTGGACTTTCTGGATTTCTATATCGGGCAGAAACACTGGCCTGCGTTTAATATCGCTGATTCAGCGATCTGCATTGGTGCCGCTTTGATCATCCTGGAAGGTTTTCTGGCCGGGAAAAGTAAGACCAAAGAAAGCAGCCGGTAA
- the carA gene encoding glutamine-hydrolyzing carbamoyl-phosphate synthase small subunit yields the protein MSKSALLVLEDGTVFHGVSIGADGSAVGEVVFNTSMTGYQEILTDPSYSQQIVTLTYPHIGNTGTNSEDEESTSIHAQGLVIRDLPLIASNFRSQQTLSDYLKSQNIVGIADIDTRKLTRLLREKGAQNGCIMAGDNLDPALALEKAKAFPGLKGMDLAKVVTTKESYSWTQGSWTLENGLPEAKDASELPYHVVAYDFGAKRNILRMLVDRGCRLTVVPAETSAEEVLAMNPDGVFLSNGPGDPEPCTYAIEATQTFLDKGLPIFGICLGHQILALASGAKTVKMKFGHHGANHPVKDLERDVVMITSQNHGFAADEDTLPENLRATHKSLFDGSLQGIHRTDKPAFSFQGHPEASPGPHDAAPLFDHFIELIKQHSA from the coding sequence TTGAGCAAATCGGCGCTGTTAGTCCTTGAAGACGGGACTGTATTCCACGGCGTATCCATCGGTGCAGATGGTTCGGCCGTTGGTGAAGTTGTTTTCAATACCTCGATGACGGGGTATCAGGAAATTCTCACTGACCCCTCTTATTCGCAACAGATCGTTACTCTTACCTATCCCCACATTGGCAACACCGGTACTAATTCCGAAGACGAAGAATCAACTTCAATCCATGCGCAAGGCCTGGTGATTCGCGACCTCCCTCTGATTGCTTCAAATTTCCGTTCCCAGCAGACCCTGTCTGATTATCTGAAATCCCAGAACATTGTCGGCATTGCTGATATTGATACCCGTAAACTGACCCGACTGCTGCGCGAAAAAGGTGCACAGAACGGCTGCATTATGGCTGGTGATAATCTGGACCCGGCTCTGGCGCTGGAAAAAGCAAAAGCGTTCCCGGGTCTGAAAGGCATGGATCTGGCGAAAGTGGTGACGACTAAAGAAAGCTACAGCTGGACGCAAGGCTCTTGGACGCTGGAGAATGGTCTGCCGGAAGCGAAAGATGCGAGCGAACTGCCATACCACGTTGTGGCATACGATTTTGGTGCCAAGCGTAATATCCTGCGCATGCTGGTCGACCGTGGCTGCCGTCTGACGGTGGTACCGGCTGAAACTTCAGCCGAAGAAGTCCTGGCGATGAATCCGGACGGTGTTTTTCTGTCAAACGGCCCGGGTGACCCTGAGCCATGTACTTACGCCATTGAAGCGACCCAAACCTTCCTGGACAAAGGTCTGCCAATTTTCGGTATCTGTCTTGGTCACCAGATTCTAGCACTAGCCAGCGGTGCGAAGACCGTGAAAATGAAATTCGGTCACCATGGTGCCAACCACCCGGTCAAAGATCTCGAGCGTGATGTGGTGATGATCACCAGTCAGAACCACGGTTTTGCGGCAGATGAAGACACCCTGCCTGAAAATCTGCGTGCCACGCACAAATCGCTGTTCGATGGCTCTCTGCAAGGGATTCACCGTACCGACAAACCGGCTTTCAGCTTCCAGGGACACCCTGAAGCCAGCCCGGGTCCGCATGATGCGGCACCACTTTTTGACCACTTTATCGAACTGATTAAACAGCACAGCGCCTAA
- the carB gene encoding carbamoyl-phosphate synthase large subunit yields MPKRTDIQSVLILGAGPIVIGQACEFDYSGAQACKALREEGYRVILVNSNPATIMTDPEMADATYIEPIHWEVVRKIIEKERPDAILPTMGGQTALNCALALEKHGVLEEFGVEMIGATADAIDKAEDRSRFDKAMKSIGLACPRADTAKNMEEAYKVLDMVGFPCIIRPSFTMGGTGGGIAYNKEEFEEICRRGLDLSPTNELLIDESLIGWKEYEMEVVRDKNDNCIIVCAIENFDPMGIHTGDSITVAPAQTLTDKEYQLMRNASLAVLREIGVETGGSNVQFGINPKDGRMVIIEMNPRVSRSSALASKATGFPIAKVAAKLAIGFTLDELMNDITGGATPASFEPTIDYVVTKIPRFNFEKFAGANDRLTTQMKSVGEVMAIGRNQQESLQKALRGLEVGANGFDEMVDLDDPEALTKIRHELKEAGAERIWYIADAFRAGLSVDGVFNLTNIDRWFLVQIEELVKLEAKVKEGGFAGLTGDFLRQLKRKGFSDARLAKLLGVAELEIRKERDRHNIHPVYKRVDTCAAEFSSDTAYMYSSYDEECEANPTDRDKIMVLGGGPNRIGQGIEFDYCCVHASLALREDGYETIMVNCNPETVSTDYDTSDRLYFEPVTLEDVLSIVRVEKPKGVIVQYGGQTPLKLARALEAAGVPIIGTSPDAIDRAEDRERFQAAVERLGLKQPENATVTTMEQAVEKSKEIGFPLVVRPSYVLGGRAMEIVYDEADLRRYFNEAVSVSNESPVLLDRFLDDATEVDVDAICDGERVVIGGIMEHIEQAGVHSGDSACSLPAYTLSQEIQDEMRRQVEKLAFELGVRGLMNTQFAVKDNEVYLIEVNPRAARTVPFVSKATGAPLAKIAARVMAGQSLEQQGFTKEIIPPYYSVKEVVLPFNKFPGVDPLLGPEMRSTGEVMGVGDTFAEAFAKAELGCGKEHSRENAGRALLSVRNNDKRRVVDLAAKLVKLGYELDATHGTAVILGEAGINPRLVNKVHEGRPHILDRIKNNEYSYIINTAEGRQAIEDSKVLRRGALAEKVNYTTTLNAAFATCMALTADDRHTVTSVQELHARLNQD; encoded by the coding sequence ATGCCAAAACGTACTGACATACAAAGTGTTCTGATTCTGGGTGCCGGTCCAATCGTGATTGGTCAGGCCTGTGAGTTTGACTACTCAGGTGCTCAGGCCTGTAAAGCGCTGCGTGAAGAAGGCTACCGCGTCATTCTGGTGAACTCGAATCCGGCCACCATCATGACCGATCCGGAAATGGCGGACGCAACTTATATTGAGCCGATTCACTGGGAAGTTGTTCGTAAAATCATCGAAAAAGAACGTCCGGACGCGATACTGCCAACCATGGGCGGCCAGACTGCACTGAACTGTGCACTGGCGCTGGAAAAGCATGGCGTGCTGGAAGAGTTCGGCGTCGAGATGATTGGTGCGACTGCTGATGCTATCGACAAAGCAGAAGACCGTTCACGCTTTGATAAAGCGATGAAATCGATTGGTCTGGCGTGTCCGCGCGCAGATACAGCGAAAAACATGGAAGAAGCCTACAAAGTCCTCGATATGGTCGGCTTCCCTTGTATTATCCGTCCATCCTTCACCATGGGTGGTACCGGCGGTGGTATCGCTTATAACAAAGAAGAATTTGAAGAGATCTGCCGTCGCGGTCTGGATCTGTCACCAACCAATGAGCTGCTGATTGATGAGTCGCTGATTGGCTGGAAAGAATACGAGATGGAAGTGGTTCGTGATAAGAACGACAACTGCATCATCGTGTGTGCCATCGAAAACTTTGACCCGATGGGCATTCACACCGGTGACTCCATCACGGTTGCGCCGGCGCAGACTCTGACGGACAAAGAATACCAGCTGATGCGAAATGCATCTCTGGCTGTTCTGCGCGAAATCGGTGTAGAAACCGGTGGTTCCAACGTTCAGTTCGGGATTAACCCGAAAGATGGCCGGATGGTGATCATCGAGATGAACCCGCGTGTTTCCCGCTCGTCTGCACTGGCATCTAAAGCAACCGGCTTCCCGATTGCGAAAGTGGCAGCCAAACTGGCCATCGGCTTCACGCTGGATGAGCTGATGAACGACATCACCGGTGGTGCGACACCGGCTTCATTCGAGCCGACTATCGACTACGTTGTAACGAAGATTCCTCGCTTCAACTTTGAAAAATTTGCCGGCGCCAACGATCGCCTGACTACACAGATGAAGTCTGTGGGTGAAGTGATGGCTATTGGCCGTAACCAGCAGGAATCGCTGCAAAAAGCACTGCGCGGCCTGGAAGTCGGTGCCAATGGTTTCGATGAGATGGTCGATCTGGACGATCCCGAAGCGCTGACCAAGATCCGCCACGAGCTGAAAGAAGCTGGTGCTGAGCGTATCTGGTACATCGCGGATGCTTTCCGTGCCGGTCTGTCTGTTGATGGTGTTTTCAACCTGACGAACATCGACCGCTGGTTCCTGGTTCAGATTGAAGAGCTGGTGAAGCTGGAAGCCAAGGTGAAAGAAGGTGGTTTTGCCGGTTTGACGGGTGACTTCCTGCGTCAGCTGAAGCGTAAAGGTTTCTCCGATGCCCGTCTGGCAAAACTGCTGGGTGTGGCGGAACTGGAAATTCGTAAAGAGCGTGACCGCCACAACATCCACCCGGTTTATAAGCGTGTGGATACCTGTGCGGCTGAGTTCTCTTCTGATACTGCTTACATGTACTCATCTTACGATGAAGAGTGTGAAGCGAACCCGACTGATCGTGACAAGATCATGGTCCTGGGCGGTGGTCCGAACCGTATCGGTCAGGGAATTGAATTCGATTACTGTTGTGTGCACGCCTCTCTGGCACTGCGCGAAGACGGTTACGAAACCATTATGGTTAACTGTAACCCGGAGACTGTATCAACCGATTATGACACGTCAGACCGTCTGTACTTTGAACCGGTCACCCTGGAAGACGTACTGTCGATTGTTCGTGTTGAGAAACCAAAAGGTGTGATTGTTCAGTACGGTGGCCAGACGCCGCTGAAACTGGCCCGTGCACTGGAAGCAGCCGGTGTGCCGATTATCGGTACCAGCCCGGATGCAATTGACCGTGCAGAAGACCGTGAGCGTTTTCAGGCTGCTGTTGAGCGTCTTGGCCTGAAACAGCCTGAAAATGCGACCGTGACAACCATGGAGCAGGCGGTTGAGAAATCAAAAGAAATTGGTTTCCCGCTGGTGGTTCGTCCTTCGTATGTACTGGGTGGTCGTGCGATGGAAATCGTCTACGACGAAGCGGACCTGCGTCGTTACTTCAACGAAGCCGTGAGCGTATCGAACGAATCACCGGTACTGCTGGACCGTTTCCTGGATGACGCAACCGAAGTTGATGTCGATGCGATCTGCGACGGTGAGCGTGTTGTCATTGGCGGTATCATGGAGCATATCGAACAAGCGGGTGTTCACTCTGGTGACTCGGCGTGTTCGCTACCGGCTTATACCCTGAGCCAGGAAATTCAGGACGAAATGCGCCGTCAGGTAGAGAAGCTGGCATTCGAACTGGGTGTCCGCGGTCTGATGAATACGCAGTTTGCCGTGAAAGACAACGAAGTTTACCTGATTGAGGTGAACCCGCGTGCTGCGCGTACTGTACCTTTCGTTTCTAAAGCGACCGGTGCACCGCTGGCGAAAATTGCGGCACGTGTGATGGCCGGACAGTCACTGGAACAACAGGGCTTTACCAAGGAAATCATTCCGCCGTATTACTCAGTGAAAGAAGTGGTGCTGCCATTCAACAAGTTCCCGGGTGTTGACCCGCTGCTTGGTCCTGAAATGCGCTCTACCGGTGAAGTCATGGGGGTAGGCGATACCTTCGCCGAAGCCTTTGCAAAAGCTGAGCTGGGTTGTGGGAAGGAACACAGCCGTGAGAATGCGGGCCGTGCGCTGCTGTCTGTCCGTAACAACGACAAGCGTCGTGTGGTTGACCTGGCTGCCAAGCTGGTGAAACTGGGTTACGAGCTGGATGCGACGCATGGTACTGCGGTGATTCTGGGCGAAGCGGGCATTAACCCGCGTCTGGTGAACAAGGTGCATGAAGGCCGTCCTCACATTCTTGACCGAATCAAGAACAATGAGTACAGCTACATCATCAACACCGCGGAAGGCCGTCAGGCGATTGAAGACTCAAAAGTCCTGCGCCGTGGTGCGCTTGCTGAGAAGGTAAACTACACCACAACGCTGAATGCTGCTTTTGCAACCTGTATGGCACTGACTGCTGATGACCGTCACACGGTGACTTCAGTTCAGGAACTGCATGCGCGTTTAAATCAAGACTAA
- the ispH gene encoding 4-hydroxy-3-methylbut-2-enyl diphosphate reductase, translating into MKILLANPRGFCAGVDRAISIVERALELYQPPIYVRHEVVHNRFVVEGLKQRGAIFVEELSEVPDDNIVIFSAHGVSQAVRNEAKARKLTVFDATCPLVTKVHMEVARASRRDMEVVLIGHAGHPEVEGTMGQYASETGGMYLVETPADVDKLTGVVKEPGNLHYVSQTTLSVDETADVIDRLREVFPDIQGPRKDDICYATQNRQDAVREMAASVDVMIVVGSKNSSNSNRLRELAEKLGTPSYLTDCEEDVDANWFTGTQSVGVTAGASAPEALVNQIIARIQTLAGGEVEELSGREENMFFEVPRELQVKNVG; encoded by the coding sequence ATGAAAATCTTACTTGCTAACCCTCGTGGCTTTTGTGCTGGTGTTGACCGCGCCATCAGTATTGTTGAGCGGGCGCTGGAACTGTATCAGCCGCCAATTTACGTTCGGCACGAGGTGGTTCACAACCGATTTGTCGTGGAAGGACTGAAACAACGCGGTGCGATCTTCGTGGAAGAGCTGAGCGAAGTACCGGATGACAACATCGTTATTTTCTCGGCGCATGGTGTTTCTCAGGCTGTTCGCAATGAAGCGAAAGCCCGTAAACTTACCGTATTTGATGCCACTTGTCCGCTGGTCACCAAAGTCCATATGGAAGTCGCGCGTGCCAGCCGCCGGGATATGGAAGTCGTGCTGATTGGCCATGCCGGTCATCCGGAAGTGGAAGGCACCATGGGTCAGTACGCCAGTGAAACGGGCGGGATGTATCTGGTTGAGACGCCGGCTGATGTCGACAAGCTGACCGGCGTAGTGAAAGAGCCGGGCAATTTGCACTATGTCAGCCAGACGACCCTGTCGGTAGATGAAACGGCGGACGTCATTGACCGTTTGCGGGAAGTTTTCCCGGATATTCAGGGACCGCGCAAAGACGATATTTGCTATGCCACCCAGAATCGTCAGGATGCTGTGCGTGAGATGGCCGCCAGTGTTGACGTGATGATTGTGGTGGGGTCGAAGAATTCCTCAAATTCCAACCGTCTCCGTGAGCTGGCTGAAAAACTAGGGACACCAAGTTATCTGACTGACTGTGAAGAAGATGTTGATGCAAACTGGTTCACGGGCACCCAAAGTGTGGGTGTGACTGCAGGGGCTTCTGCACCGGAAGCGCTGGTGAATCAGATTATCGCGCGTATTCAGACGCTGGCTGGCGGTGAGGTTGAAGAACTGAGCGGCCGTGAAGAGAATATGTTCTTTGAAGTGCCTCGTGAGCTTCAGGTGAAGAACGTCGGCTAA